The Primulina tabacum isolate GXHZ01 chromosome 1, ASM2559414v2, whole genome shotgun sequence genome contains the following window.
CGGTAGCACATTCAAATCTTCCTGCACCGTATTTTTCTGTAACtgaagctccaatctcttcactatctgtGAGGTAAACATCTAATCTTCAGATGGAATCGAAACTCtgaatcccaaatccatagcctctggtatgattcctagtcactTGACAAATGACTCAGATacaaatgaatgtgtagctccgaaatctagcagtgcataattggctacacctgaaatatatatcattcctgcgacaaaacatatCATCAAATCTGATCGTGTTGAAACTTAGGAAATTTTCTATCATTGATTAACCCAAAGTGTTCGAAAATCTCCAATTTAGTCCTAGAAGTCCTTCGAAAATTACAAAATTTGCCCttagaaattttcgaaaattgcaattCCACGACTAAAGTTTCGAATTATTTATgtatataattttcaaaaatttcatactagtccccaaaaatttgaatctactcaatttaggccttaaattttttgaaaattaataacttgatcccaaaatttcgaaaagaTGCGAAACATCCCCTCAACTTTCGAATTATGCAATTAGGTCCCTGTAATCATCACCTACACATTTTCCTTTCAACATGATTATGCACCAACACATCAAATAATCACCTTCATCATGTGGTAAATTAAAGGTTTATTCTTTAGCAGTCTCATCGACCCTATCAACATCCTCATCAGAATTGAGACAATTCTCTACAACTACACCCTTCCCTTACAATCTCCTGCAATTTCTTCGTCCAACACGACATCTTATTTCTCAATAAATAATTTCATCTTCTCTCTAGATCTCGCACTTCCATGTTGAAATTTAGCACAAATTTGTTTCAACATTTTAATCTCAGCCATTTGTTCTTTCGAAATTTTTTCATGTTTACAATCCTCAGAAATACCTTCTTGTTGCTTCAAAACCCGCCTCAccaaataaaagattatgtAATTGATAAAatgtgaaaattttattttaataaagtcCAAATTTTTTAGAACAAAATATGTATGCTACTCAGAAGTATCTTCTTCTCCAACAACATTTCCTCCTTCTCAAAGGGATATATTGAGAAAATATGTTCTAAAAATAATATTCGTCTCaattaagtaattaattttGCACAACAAGTTAATTCAAACGGGGATACATCATATGGAAAATGCATTGGTTAAAATTATGGCACAAAAAACTTATTAAGATTCGAAAGCCTTCAAAAGATCTTGCTTTTTCACCATCGAAACAAACGAGAGAAGATATTTATGTACACAATGTGGTACAACTAATTATGATACCCTCTCGTACAATCAAtcctaaacaaaaaaaaaaaaactatatataGAGTAATCGAaaacatattatcataaataataaaactctATCCTCACCATCAACACAATTGTGCAGCCATCTAAGTGTAATTCTCAGTAAAGAAATTGAAAGGCGGCATCTTTCCGAAGCAAActtagaatatatatatatatatatatatctaacatacatataaatatatgacttctAATTGTGAATTTTCTAATATACCCTTattcatttaagttagcaaATTAAATCAATGGTTTTTTTAGTAGATTCTTTTGGTCATTCACTGTACGTACATCTTAAATGATTTTGGACATTAATGCATATTGAATTCATCAATTTACCAATGGTTTTTCTTTGTTGCTACTAAAATTGGTTGCTAAAATGAGTTGATTTTTTCATGGTtgctaatgaatatttaatgtttttatcttatcttatcttttattttacatataaataCATCACTTTTATAACAAgttgatttttaaatatgaacTAAGAAgcatcatatttttttatttaaatatgtcatTTGTTTTTGTGACACtatttttttcttatatatattttttaatgtttgCGGGTGTTTTTTtgcttattatttttatttaacattattGGAAATATTATATCCAtagaaaatttaaatcataatgtGTCTACACGCGTTTGCAAATTTAGGATCAATGTTCATAGTGTGATTTCCATGAAATGGGTCAACTTTACCcgtatttacaataataataattaatatttttgtcataaaaaataatattttttcattagtgAATCAAATAGGAGATTCGTCTTACAAAATGACTCGTGAGGCCGTTTCACAAAATTTTGTATgttatcttatttatatatctattttatttagcaaaatcacaattgatatttaatttaataaatgtttagtgattttattttacattattatgataatttagttaattaagaaaattttatttgacaACATTTTGGCTATGTTTATTCCATTTAAGTACATCGTGATTTTGGTTTAGATAAAATTCactattatgttatttttattattttttattgtgaattatatttggatgaaaaatatattttttagtttGAGAGAGCTGTCATTATGTTATAATCACGCGGATTGAAAGTGTCATATGAATAAgtgaatatatatgatttattgtcataatatattttaatttttgtgtCTTATATATATTTAGATTGATAAATACTCATAAACAATATGTTATTCGATTTTAAACATTATCTAAATctcattattatatattttattatttgttatctaCGTGCATCGCACGTATACAttcctagtatatatatatatataaaacctaaatatatatatatatataaaacctaacaaaatcatcaatgtcaatctcaacatcactaCTTGCAAGTGAAACAAGTTTTTCTTAATAGCAACCCTCTCAGCATTGCTTACTTTTCTTCCAAAATGTCGAGACAAGCATCTTGACTCTATCTTAAGGTCTAAGTCAACTTGTTGGCCTATATGATGCAAGCCAACAACAATAGAGAAGTCGCTTTAAGTGAAAGAAATGACAATATCGGCCCAACAATGGAAGAGCATGAAtgactcaaatcttttaaacagaTAGTCTATTCTGCCACTACTAATAGGAATAATTGACATGCCTATTCATTTACTAACATGAGTATCATTTATTCTAAAAAATTGGGACAAAAGGAACACAATTATGATTTCAAAAATGGTCACAAAAATAACAACAAAACGATAAAAACCTTAGTTATTTGCGAAAACAACAATATTTTGGTCGATTTTAAAAGTAGAATACAAATTTCGGGAAAAAAAAGGTTCGAACCTTTTGTAGATTTCAAATCCTTTTTAATTTTTGACGATTTCTTCCCCTTTATAGCGCCTTACGCTTCTTTCactttgaaatattttcttcgcTTCATCATCGGTGATAACGTCTATATTATCAGCTTTTCACTGGATatcaatcttttttttttctcgatTTTGCAAACAAAGAGCCCATTTTAGGGAGCGAAAACAAACAAAGTCTGACTTAGAacttaaaagaaagaaaagttTGATATTGAGGACTTATAAATCATTTACCCTAACCGATATTTGATACATTTTCTTCAAAACATTGAACAGTACTAAATCGGTTATTGTTCATATTCGATTATActttttttgtttattaaaaGTATAAGTGGTTAGGCTGTTTGAAACACAGCGATCTGAATTTCGAATGGTTGGCAGTAATCAACAAGAACATCATTACACCTGATCGAATTGTTCTGATCATTCTTCATTATCCGATCCATCTTAATTGTAAGGCTTCCTTAACATGAAATATTAGGTCTTCTTTTTACTAATTCGATGTGTTTGTGACAAATCAGCCGTGAAACTGTGCCTAAATGGAAATAAGAAGGCTTATTTCATGCATATGTACCAGAAAACAAGCTGATAAATTATGACATGTGATATTTTCATTCTCATAAGATCTTATTACATACTATATATACACATTACAATCTAGGagttttataattaaaattaaaatatacattGTAAGATTCATCCTTCAAGCTGAATAATGGAACCATAACGAAATTCCTGTCAATCCCTTTTGCCACGAAGCTTATAGGATGATATTCACTCAATCCCTCCATCAACCTGAAGCTTGCAGCCTCATCAAATCCTTCCTTCAATGAATTTGGCCTACAGTTAAGCTTCATGATGGTTCCGGAACGAAAATCGACACCGCTGTGAACGAAGCAACCTTTTCTATCCACGGATTCTAAGGAAACTGTTCCATCTTTCCCACCAAGTCCAGGAATCAACCAAAAAGTCGAACGAGGGGATTCCTCAGAATCTGTAACTCCAAGAATCTTCCCTTCTCCGTTATGCACGATGATCTTGCCTGGAAAATTAAAAGGCTCTAGCATGACCAGCTTTCCTATTGCATCTGCTGGTCCCGAGAAGCTTCCGAGCTTCGGATCTTTCAGAATGAGCCTAAAAGTTGCATTAGCTGCAGAGTTGGTTCCAGAATCTGGGATTCCCTGCATTTGTATGTATCCATATGCATTTGTGAAGGCTAATGTTGTGTTTGCAGATTCTTGTGTTAGGGAGATCAGATGGGAATGGTGGTCATCTGGAACTGGAGTGATCCAGTCTGAAATTGGAGTTTTTGGATCTGCTTTGATGTCAAAATCACTGCTGCACAGGCCGGCTAGAAGGTATGGACCGTAAAATATTGCTTGAAGAGAAGAATACTCAGACCGGTCATCTAAGCCACGTAAATAATTTATCAGTATTCGAATAAAGAAACTGATATTCTGCTACAGATTGATGAGGTGTCGATGGAACGAGCCGGAGAAGTACCTTTAATAGCCTCAGTTCTTAAGCTTATAGGCAGCTCAAATGTCACTTTGTCACCAGGACTCCAGTTTCTGGTAAGTGAAAGGAAATTGCCTGCATACCAAACCAATGAATATCAGGAAACTAGGCATTTTACTTTAGGAAAGTGAAAAGGAATAAGATAATTTTTTTGCAACATAGAAAAAATGAAGGGTTTGATTTCACCTGGACTTGGTAGGGAGATATCCTGACCATTGAATGATGCCTTTGCACCAGCCGAATACGTCCATGGAGGTATTCTGAAGTTCAAGGTAGAAGTTGCACCTACTGCTTGCTGAAAAACAAGGTGTAAAATAAAGAAATTCAGCCTATTATTGATTCATAATGGAGTAAGAAAAACTTTATTTTCACGGAGACCTCCTTGGATAGAACAGTCAATCCCACACGAAGCCGTTGATCCCATGAAACGATAGTTTCTACTTCCTGGCTGAGAGAGATGTGTCCTGATCTCCAGTTAAGTGTGCTTGTTATGTACTGAATAATGTAAAGGGCAGGTACGTCTCCTTCCTCTTCAAAGTATATGGAATCTCCTAGTTTTGAAAACGATTCGATACCTACACAAGTGAATAAGAAAAAAGAATCACAATGAAAACCAGTTACATTAACACAAACAAGAAAGTTTCTTCTTCTTGCATTCAAGAAAGTTAAATAAGGCTGGTTCTTGTTCATACCAGTCCCATAGCAGCACCAGAAAGAATCATACTTTGTTCCCCATCCGTGGTAACTTACGGCCTTAGAGCCACCAGGCTTCAGCGGGAGCATGTAAATCATTATTCCAGGATCCCTTCCTCTTTGAATGCTCAAAACACCGTTTGTTATGGCACGTTCGTAGTAATCTGCGTAAGCGATCTCCTTCGTCCATCTGAACAGATTGCGTGAAACCTAGTAGAACGAACTATCAATTGCTTGTAAGAGTTGAAACCAGAAATAATGGACAATAGACAATGTCCCTTTATTCTCGAAGAGCATTAGTCCTTTACAGTGGTATATCAGCACATATCAGTTCACCTTTAGCATATTGTAAGTTGTGCAAGACTCTTCATTCTCTTCCCCCAGTGTGCTGGCTAAACGCTTGGGATCAGACCTGCATAACGATTCAAACAAAATTTCGAATGACATAGTGATATATGTTGTGTAAAAAATGCTCAGGATCAAGGTGGTGTTGTCTGTACCAAAACTCGCTATTTGACGTTCCTCCTGTAGCGTAGCTGTGAGAGGAGTTAACTATATCCATGAAGAACGTTCCAATTTCCTGGCAGATTTGCAACTTATGGTGAAAAAGAACTTAAAGTTATTAACTTGAAACATTTTCAGGTTCTTGTCTCTAGTAATTAATACCTTATATTGCAGATCACCAGTGACCTCATACCGCATTTGAGATCCAATAACAACAGGAATATGAGTATTGGCATGAAATCCAGATATATCATCGGCCTAGAAGTTTGAAAACGGTTTggtaaacaaaacaaaacactaTTTCTTGTTTGTAGAAGTTCACGATGATCACCTTAACAGCCAGCAGCCCAAGAAAGCAAGGTTTATCGAATAAATGAGCTAATAACACGTGCTTCTGATCACCCTGCGATAAGGAGAACATAGAGTATCAATGTCGgaatcaatattttaaaaagttggCAATCTCTGTAATGTTGTAATTCCACACCGTTATGCTGTATAATCTGTAAAGAACGTCATTCATGCCTCCAGTTTCTTCGTTCAATGAAGTCCAGTGTCGTTCAATCGTGTGCCTCGAAACTACATTTTGCACACGATTATAGAAGTATTCGACCATCCATTTCACCATTTTGAAAGCTTGATCATTTCCAGCCAGAGTATACTGGTCCAGAAGGCCAGCCAGTATCTTGTGAATTGTGTAATAAGGTGCCCATACAGGCTGTATGGCTTCGAAACGATCAAAAAACTCAGCGGGGAAAGCCGAAAGATACCCTGTTCCCATTAAATCTTGGCATGAAGATAGAGCAGAGACTACAGCAGTCATTTTCAATTTAAGGCTCTCATCATGTGTACTTGCCCACATGTGCGCCGAGGCACTCAGATAATGCcctacaatatataaaaatacagTATCAGTTAAACCCACAAAATCAATCAACCGAAACGGATATTCAGTGCAAGACATATGTCAATGAACTGTAGACGCATAGAGGAACAGGCTATAAACAAAATCAAAAAATCTTGAATTTCCGATTTCAGGTCAAAAAAAGAATGCATCATTAATGTAACCAACCTACAAAGTGACCCCTAAGCTCGGAAGCTGGCTTCTCCCACCCGCCGTACGGCTGGCCTGTTGGCTCAATGCCCGCAGTCTCTCTAAAACTCCAAACTAATCTATCAACATCCAACATCATCAGATACTCTAAATTGGTATTCTGCGCCACACCATGAATTGAACCAGGATCCAATCTCACGTCGTGCAAGGACACTTCCTTAAGCAGTCCTCCAGCCCATTTCACCGAACCATAATTCTTGACATTTCGATACACCATCTCCCAATTGTTCTTATCCTCCTCCCTCAACTTTTTTCTTGGAAACAGACTCGACCAGGCAGAATCATCGGTTGGAGTCAAATGGTAATGTGAAAAAACCTCCCGTTTCAACGATTCGTTCTTCGACGACAATAACTGATCTCTAAACGTATGAGAAGATAATGCAGTAGGAACGTTAGTACACTCCTTACTCAACACACATCCACACAATATCGATAAAACTATCAGCCCTTTGAACAGGATCAAAGACTTCATTTTCTTATCGAAAGTTTGAATCTGAAACTCAACGGAAACGATATATAAAGCCTAGAGCAGAAATCAGGCTAGTGGAAAAGCCTGTTTTAACCAACACTAATTACTCGGAACAACAATCTCAATCAACCAAGAATAGGACAAGTAAACCTGAACAATCAAACAAGTCTCGTGAAAGCAAAGAATGGTTTCTTGTACAATAGCAGTTCTCCAACAAAAACAATATCTTTAACACCAAAAGGGAATGaccagtaaaaaaaaattaaccgaGACTTCAAAATAGCCCTCTATAGAATTCAGTAAAAGATTGTGAAAAGAAGGATTTTGTTATAGCAAAAGCTCAAGCTCTACTGcgtatatagatatatataaccACTAGTTTTGCACCCGCCATATTTGGCTGTAGACTTGGCAACAAATGGAGTTCAAGAAAAGGatgaaaataaatatgaaaTCTTGGTTCAGTAATTGATACAACCAAAGATATTTATAGCATGGAATGCGTGAACAATGGCACAGAAGATGATGCCAAAGCAGGTTCACGGATCCGATGAGGTGTCGTTATCTTTCGAAGTTCGTTTGAATTTGACTCAGCAAGACTGTTGTGTAAGATCATCCTATAATGTGGCCGAACACTCGACATGTAGCTTGCGTAGTCGATGGAACAGCtacttttaaatttcaaatttacatttttgGAACGTGGAATCGACTGAGTTTTGAATCGAAAAAGTTGTTGACGGAAAGGTGAATCTTGGGAGCGTAAAATCTTGTTCATTTTGTTGTGAAAATCATGGGGATTCTCTGTTTAAGTGGTAGCATCAAACCAAAGTGAATTTTTAAGGTCTCTCTATTGCAAAATTTCTTGatccaaaaacaaaaaaaaattgtgtttcaTCGAGTCCATGAGTTATAACTTATCTGACATCAATATCATATGTTTGAGACGAGATTTCGAGGTCGAAATAATAAATGTAGTTCGTATCTAATATATCTTTTTAAATAGAAAAAATTGTAAAAgcttcatttaaaaaaaattaatttaacaatCCATTGGCTGCCAACTATAGCAAGTTTCATCTGTCGATGATTTTATATACATAAACCCGTGACTTGCAATGCTGGAATTCCTAGACGTATAATTTTGTTGAAGAATTATCATTGGGAAATTCGGGTTGTCATCATATGGCATTTATTGTGGAAGGGGACAACTTGAAAGGTCATCAGTAACCACGGGCTagctttttttatttaattaattaattaattaatttaacaaacaCAAACTTATCCTTAATTATCACAaccattttcatttttttaaataaagtatCACACATAATTCTATCAAACTagttaataaaataactttagTCAAAATTCAACctataata
Protein-coding sequences here:
- the LOC142545502 gene encoding uncharacterized protein LOC142545502 — its product is MKSLILFKGLIVLSILCGCVLSKECTNVPTALSSHTFRDQLLSSKNESLKREVFSHYHLTPTDDSAWSSLFPRKKLREEDKNNWEMVYRNVKNYGSVKWAGGLLKEVSLHDVRLDPGSIHGVAQNTNLEYLMMLDVDRLVWSFRETAGIEPTGQPYGGWEKPASELRGHFVGHYLSASAHMWASTHDESLKLKMTAVVSALSSCQDLMGTGYLSAFPAEFFDRFEAIQPVWAPYYTIHKILAGLLDQYTLAGNDQAFKMVKWMVEYFYNRVQNVVSRHTIERHWTSLNEETGGMNDVLYRLYSITGDQKHVLLAHLFDKPCFLGLLAVKADDISGFHANTHIPVVIGSQMRYEVTGDLQYKEIGTFFMDIVNSSHSYATGGTSNSEFWSDPKRLASTLGEENEESCTTYNMLKVSRNLFRWTKEIAYADYYERAITNGVLSIQRGRDPGIMIYMLPLKPGGSKAVSYHGWGTKYDSFWCCYGTGIESFSKLGDSIYFEEEGDVPALYIIQYITSTLNWRSGHISLSQEVETIVSWDQRLRVGLTVLSKEQAVGATSTLNFRIPPWTYSAGAKASFNGQDISLPSPGNFLSLTRNWSPGDKVTFELPISLRTEAIKDDRSEYSSLQAIFYGPYLLAGLCSSDFDIKADPKTPISDWITPVPDDHHSHLISLTQESANTTLAFTNAYGYIQMQGIPDSGTNSAANATFRLILKDPKLGSFSGPADAIGKLVMLEPFNFPGKIIVHNGEGKILGVTDSEESPRSTFWLIPGLGGKDGTVSLESVDRKGCFVHSGVDFRSGTIMKLNCRPNSLKEGFDEAASFRLMEGLSEYHPISFVAKGIDRNFVMVPLFSLKDESYNVYFNFNYKTPRL